GCGACCGAAGTAGGCCTCGCCGTGCCAGGCGATGGGGTGGAGCGAGACCTTGATGGCCACGGGCTCGCACTCGTCTTCGTTCTTGTCGAGCACAGCGCCGCGGTAGACCTCGCCGAAGCCACCCTGGGCCACGCGATTGGAGCGGACCTTGTAGTACTTCTCGGTGACGTCGCTTTTGAGGATGCGGTTGCGCGTGAGCAGTGGCATGTCCTGGTTTTCTTCGCGTTCCCCCACGCCTTGACCCTTCGAGGATCACGCGACTCATCTCGCGCTGAAGGGAACGACGCACGGGCACTTGAATGGCCCGACGATGGCGATTCGCATCTTCGTCACCGGCGGCACGTTCGACAAGGCGTATGACGAGCTTCAGGGCCGCCTGTACTTCAATGACACCCATCTCCACGAGATGCTCGGTCTCGGGCGCTGCCGCCTCGATGTCGAGGTGCGCACCCTGATGATGGTCGACAGCCTCGACATGACCGACGCTGATCGCGATGTGATCCTGCAGCAGTGCCGTCGCTGCCCCGACGAGCGCATCGTCATCACCCACGGCACCGACACGATGGAGATCACCGCACGGCTGCTCGGTGAGGCGGGTCTCGAGAAGACCATCGTGCTCACCGGAGCCATGATCCCCTACAAGTTCGGCAGCTCAGACGGTCTCTTCAACCTGGGCAGCGCCCTGGCATTCGCGCAGACCCTGCCCCACGGCGTGTACGTGGCCATGAACGGGCGCTTCTTCGACTGGAAGCGCGTTCACAAGGATCGCGGTCGCGGCGAGTTCGTCGAGCCGTAGGCCTGCCGCCGCTCTGCGCCCTCAGTGCGGGGGCGCGCTCTGGGGGGCGGGGACCGCTGCGGGCGCGGGTGCGGGTCGCGCGGCCAGGAACGTGGCCAGCGTCTCGCGCACCTCGGGCGCGTAGTACAGGCCTGTGTGCCCTCCGTGCGTGA
This genomic interval from Pseudomonadota bacterium contains the following:
- a CDS encoding asparaginase, coding for MAIRIFVTGGTFDKAYDELQGRLYFNDTHLHEMLGLGRCRLDVEVRTLMMVDSLDMTDADRDVILQQCRRCPDERIVITHGTDTMEITARLLGEAGLEKTIVLTGAMIPYKFGSSDGLFNLGSALAFAQTLPHGVYVAMNGRFFDWKRVHKDRGRGEFVEP